The Arthrobacter sp. PM3 genome contains the following window.
CCGGGCGGCTGCGCCACACGAGCCACGCCGCGACGGCCATCGCGGTATAGAGGAGCGTCCAGACCGGGCCGAAGACCCAGTTGGGCGGGGACCACGGCGCTTTGTCCGCGGTGGCGTACCAGCCGTTGACGTTGTTCGCGGTCGCCAGCCCGCCGAGGGCCGCCACGAGCGCCGACGCGCCGAGGAACAGAAAAAGTGCGACTACCTGGGCGCCGGTGCCGGCACCCCGGGAGCGGCCGTCTGCCGCTTCGGAAGGGCCTTCCGCCGGTTGTTGCTGAGCCTGCATGAGACCAGCGTAACCGCCCCGCCCGGACCGGCGGCAGGGCGCGGGCCGATAGACTTGGGGCTGCATGTCTGCATGCCGCCGAAGCTCGTACCGCAATGATTGGATACCGCACCCTTGCGTGAATTCACTGCCCGCTTTGCCTCTGCCGAAGAGATTGCCAACTGGGATGCCCACGTCACCGCGAACCCCAACGGCGGCAATCTCCTGCAATCGGAGGCCTTCGCTGAGGTCAAGCAGCACTATGGCTGGAAGCCCCTGCACCTGGTCTACGAGACGGCCGACTACACGAGCTACAACCTGGTCCTGGAGAAGTCCTTTCCGCTCCTGGGCAAGCTGTGGTACCTGATCAAGGGCCCCGATGTGGAGTCCGTCGAGGACATCCCGGCAATCACGGCGGCGAACGCCGACTTCGTGAAGAGGGCCCGGCTGGGCGTCTTCGCCATCAAGATCGAGCCGGACATCATCCTGTCCGACGACGCCGTCAAGGTCCTCGAAGGCGCCGGACTGGTCAAGACCCACAACCTGCAACCCAACGACTCCACGGCCCTCCTGGACATTTCGCCGGAGGAGAACCAGCTGCTGCGCAACCTGCACTCCCGCGGCCGCAATGCCGTGCGCCG
Protein-coding sequences here:
- a CDS encoding TspO/MBR family protein, giving the protein MQAQQQPAEGPSEAADGRSRGAGTGAQVVALFLFLGASALVAALGGLATANNVNGWYATADKAPWSPPNWVFGPVWTLLYTAMAVAAWLVWRSRPAGSLTPDKRSALTAYAIQIVLNLLWTPVFFGLYPAIGTPALWIAFVIIVALAVAVAVTVLLFGPISRTAGLLMLPYLSWIVFASSLNLWAALHN